CGCCAGAATACGATCGACGTCGGCCTGCCCTTAGGCGAGCAGCTGATCGCCGGCATTCAGGTCAAAAAGATTCATACGGAAAAGCTCATGGTCGTAAGCCGCCGCAAACTCAAGGACAAGAATACTCTCTTTCCCATCGATTTAGATACGGATTACCAGATCTTCATCCCCTGGGGGCAAGATTATCTCCACTGGCACCACCGCTTTTTCCCGCCGGGAGAGCCGCCGAAGTTTTCCGTCGACTCAGCCAAGGTAGCCCTCGAGCTGTTGGATGACCGCTTTTGGTTCCTCGCGCCGTACGACGTGTGCATGCAAATCGCCAAGACATCGCCCTGCCATATTTCCAAGCTGGGACTGGATACGCCGTCCCGAAACCTCTATATGGTCACAAACAATCTGACCGCCCAGATTAAACGAAAGGCCGTCGTCATGTTTAAGCGCCGCCTCACTCAGTATATCCGCCGCCGTGAACGTTCCATCGAGGCAATGCTGAATCAATATGAGCCCGACGCAGGGATTCGGTCATATAAGTCCTTTATTCACGAGTTTGACGCCAACGGCTAGGGCTTGCAAAAATTGATGGAATCACTATACTATAAGCATGCGCAGCTGCGTTCAGAAAGAAGGATGATATATATGATTACCAAAATAAAATCGTTGGCGGCGGCCTGCCTGCTTGCCGCCGTCGCCTGCACCGCTCCGGTCCAGGCCTTCCCGTCCCACTCCATGCCCTATGCGGCGGGCTACAGCCTCATCGTCGGTACCTGGCAGGGCCGCTACGGCCGGGAGCTGTCCATTTCCATGGACGACGTCGACGGCGTGCCGTACAGCATACACAACGTCACAAACGACGGGTTCACTACGGTGGTCCGCATCATATTAGACGACGACCGGCACACGATGCTCACCTTTTCGTTTCCCAACGGCAACTACAACTACGTCATGATGAACAACGCGACGACAGGTCGGTTTGCCGACGCCATGGATTTTACACGGCAAAGCAGCTTTTCTCATTGACAATCTCAATTCCATCCAGTATAATTCTGGATGTACTTTAAGGGAGTAATCAGTACATCCGGCATGTATAGTAGTATCGACATACTGGCCTCAGGGCCCGGTGCTATTTGAAATGATGAGACTTAAAGGCAGTATTTGCGCTGCCTTTAGGTCTTTTTTATTTGCCGTCATATGAAATCGCATAGGAGAGATGACCATGAATGGATTGGAATTATTACTGCTGGCCCTGGGCCTGTCCATGGACGCCTTCGCCGTATCGGTCT
This region of Megasphaera stantonii genomic DNA includes:
- a CDS encoding LysR family transcriptional regulator, translated to MNSELIETFVTVANAGNITKSADILFVSQATVSHRIKQLEEKLGVQLILRNKGSKQTNLTTAGKNFLPLAQSWLRLNDEISTFQERPQALELSIGVVDSVNNYLLADFYKELRQDALDWRLTVRTLHTQEIYDHVRQNTIDVGLPLGEQLIAGIQVKKIHTEKLMVVSRRKLKDKNTLFPIDLDTDYQIFIPWGQDYLHWHHRFFPPGEPPKFSVDSAKVALELLDDRFWFLAPYDVCMQIAKTSPCHISKLGLDTPSRNLYMVTNNLTAQIKRKAVVMFKRRLTQYIRRRERSIEAMLNQYEPDAGIRSYKSFIHEFDANG